The genomic window CGTTATGCATCGCTGGAGGGAATGGAGAGATTAATCAGCGATACTATTGAGGACTATAATGGTTTTTTTACCATAATTGTTCAAACAATCAATGATGTTTCGTGCCTGAGACGGGATAGCAGGAGAAGCAACTGTCTTGAACGATAAAATTATAGAGAAACGTGATGGTACGATTCATCCCACTCTTCGTTCTTTCTGAGCATCGTGTTCAGGATAGTCAGAAGTTTACGCATACAGGCAACCAGCGCGACTTTTTTGGCTTTTCCCGCTGCAAGCAGCCGCGTATAAAATGCTTTTATCACCGGATTAAAGCGGGTTGCGACAAGTGCGGCGATATAAAGCGCTGTTCGGACTCCGCCCCTTCCGCCAAAGATGGTTCGCCGGCCCCGCATGGTACCCAAGTCCCGGTTTATGGAAGCAACGCCTACAAGCGCGCTGATGGCTCGTCTCGAGAGGCTACCCAGGTCGGGAATCTCCGCCATTTGTGCAAGCACCCGTGTATCAATACGGTCCGTTTTTGCCAGATAGCCCATAGTGCGGGCAAAGTCACGAGCCTGTCTGGGATTGACCACCGCGACGTCAAAGCCTTCAGTCTGAAACGAGCAGGCCACGGCAGCTTCAAGTCCACCAGTGGCCTCTATCAGAACCAACACCACCGGATACTTTCTCAGTTCATCAGTAATAGCATCAAAACCGTCCGTCAGAGTCATTACTGACCGTAAACTGAGCAATATCACTGCTGGCAGCAATGTCCAGTGTCGCTTTAGAAACATCAATTCCCACAAAAAGTGGATTTGGCAGACTCATTATTACCCATCCTTGCAAATACGTTATGGAGTACGGACAACTGTTCGGGTTTCAGATGAGTGGCTCAGTATAGGCGTCATTAGCTTCTCTACGGGCTATAAACCCTGGGATGAATCAGACTACATACACCTTGCCAAATCTATTCATCACCATGCTAACTAAATTTCAAGATACAAGGATGATGTGCAAAGCTATCGCCCCCGTGGCGTTATCGGGCACGCTGCCGTCGAAATTTTTGCCGACGATTTACAGATTTTCCCCGGAAGCGCGCGGGACATCCACCGCTTGACGGAGGCCTTGGATCTGGACGTGGTGCTACTTCAACCGCTGCGCGATTACGTCGGCGCGACGCTCCTGCGGCGCGCCGACGTAAACGAAAACGCGCAACGAATGCTGGAGCAGATGAACCAGCTCGGCTGTCGGCTATTACTGGCCTGTAGCAGGACCGATGCGGCAACGTCACCCGAACCACAGGCGCAAATGGAGGATCTTGGGCGCCTGGCGAGACTGGTGCAGCAGCATGATTGCGCAGTGGCCTTTGAAGCGCTGGCCTGGGGCACTTATGTTAATCGTCTCAGTCAAGCGTGGGACCGCGTACGCGCCGTCAATCACCCGCATCTGGGTATCATGCTGGACAGTTTTCACGTCCTGGCGCAGGGGGAAGGAGCGCTGGAGATAATGGCCATCCCGGCCGACAAGCTTTACTTTATACAAATGGCTGATGCTGCCGCCCGTCCTTATCCGGCTATGCCGGTAGACAAATGGAGCCGCCATCATCGCTGTTTTCCCGGCAGAGGCACATTGGCGGTGACGGCGTTTGTCGTGGCCGCGCAGCAGGCGGGATACCAAGACGTCTGGTCGCTGGAGATTTTCAACGATCGCTATCGGCAAACGGCGCCTGCGGCCGTGGCTGCTGAGGGCTTTGCGTCCCTGTGGTGGCTGGAGCGGCATTTACCCCCACGGGGTCAGGCCGGCGCCGCCGTCTGTGGGGGTTAACAGGCAAAACTGTTTTTTTTGGGGCTATTCCGATTGAAATCGGTACCATCGCCTGTACCAGGAGGTGAAACTGCCTTGAGGTGCCCACCGCCGCGGGTCGCTTGATAGTCCTGCCACGCAGTGCGGCGCGCATCGCCGCTATAGACTCCGGAACTCCCCTCAACGTGTCCGTCGGGCGCGCCTGTTCGGCATGGTAATTATTCTGGTCCTATGGGATAACGCGGCATTTTTGTCATCCAGCAGCGGCAGAAATCAGGCGAATTATCCTGCTGCCTGTGGCCGATAATGTGCCATAGCGATGAATAACTTGCTGCTTTAATCGCGGCATACGCCGGGCTAATGATAGATTTTTGGCAACAATGATAAAACAATTAAATCACAGGTTGGCGCTCATGCAAATGAGGAAAGTATTAATTAACGGTTATTAATTTATAAGTTTTTTTGTTTAATTAATTTACATAGCTATTAATTATTGTGGTGGTAATGAACAATAAAAAAGCCGCTTGCAGGAGGCTTTTTCGATCTCTCATTGGGCAATGCGGACGTTCAATTAATAACCAGTTTAACTTTGTGCTTCGTTGGGCAACACCCGCCGGGCTTCACGGTAACGGGATTTCCAGTAGCTTTTATTCAGGTTGGAAATCATCACGCCACTGCTGGTAGAAGCATGAACAAATTGATCGTTACCCAGATAGATGCCTACATGACGGCCCGTTGAGCTGGCGCTAAACAGCACCAGGTCGCCCGGACGCAGCTTAGTGCGTTGAATTCTGGAGCCTATTTCCCGTTGATCCAGCGTAGAGCGTGGCAGGTCAAGGCCAAATTGCTCACGGAATGTCATTTGTACGAAACCGGAGCAATCAATTCCGCGCTTGGTACTGCCGCCGAGGCGGTAACGCACGCCTTTCCAGTCGGCATATTGATCCATAATTTTGGATTTAATATCCACATTACGAACCATTTCTTCAAATTCGTCCTGAGAGGCTTGCAGTAAAAAATGATTTGAATCGTTTACTGCATGCATGTCAGCGGTTTGTTTCGGGCTATGAGAAGTACTGCAGGCGGAGAGCATGGCAGCAACCGCCACTGCGGGGATGAGCCGCAGAACATATCTCAAGATAGGCTGAGATTTGACCATTATTCGTGTTATCCCTTGAAGTCCTTAACGACAATGTCGTTATAAAATGCCAAACCAATGAGAGTTGAGCGCTCGTCCTAATTGAACAGATTTCGTTCATCAAGTGTGTGGTATTACTCACACAATCGCTTTTAAGGATAAAAAAATTAACGGACCGGACGTCGAGCGAATTCGAGGTTACCGTAATGAATAAAGGAAAGCGAGGTTTTTAAACGTAAACTTATAACTTTTAATGATGTAATTATTTGTCAACCGGCACAAATGACTTTTGCGTAAATAATTAGCTGTGGTGGACGAAATCGGCGCTGGTACGGGTCGAAGGCGCCTAATTGGGCATCGAGATCAGGGCGGGGATGGACTACACCGCTTATCCAGCGTATCACGCCGGGGCGCGGAGGAGAGTATTTTCTTATCCGTGCGGCTGATGACGATGGTTAAACAACGTCGCGCGCGGCAGGCGGCGCTCAAACCAACTCACCAGCGCATCGCAACCGCCGCCGAGAAGAACAGGAAAATCAACACGGCCTGCAGGAAAGCCCGGCGGCCAAAATAGTGCAGCATAAAGGCGGCGAAAATCATCAGCAGCATGCCGTGATCGCCCGGGAAGCTGTCGCTTGAGAACTCTTTGGTGGGAATATGGGTCAACTCGGCAATGCTGACGACGTCGGGCGTTGCTTTAAAATAGCGCGACGGGCTGACATGCGACACCGGCACCAGATGGCCAAGCTGGTTAAGCACCAGGGCGGTGATGATCAGGGCCAGGACAATCGCCAGCATGCGGTGACGGCCGGCGGCATCGGCGCGCAGGAAGTAGCGCAGGTATAGGGCGCCCATCGTCAGCAAGGAGCCGAGATCAAAGATGCGGTTGTTGGTAATAGCCAGAAAATCGGCAAACTGCGGATGGCGTACCGCCTGGTGATTAACCGCGTGGTAGATGCGGCTATCGAGCGTGAACCAGATACCGTGATGTGCGGGCAGGTACCATGAAATGAACAACGCCACGCCGAGTAAGCTCAGCATCGCCATGGTCGGGAGGCGAGACATGGAAAAACCCTTAATATGAGAAATTGAATATGTTTAAATATAAGATATATGATATAAATGAATTTTTAACAATTCGCTCTGAAAGTGATTCCAGTCCGCGGTCTGCGGGTGAATAAGCTCTATTCGGCTATCCGCCGGTGGTTGAGGCAACGTTTCCGTGTGCAGGTAATGCCCCTGGCGGTTTATCCGTAAGGTGCCTTCGTGAATCCGCAGCACGCCTTTCATGCGTTCCACTGGCGCCAGACCGCAACCATTCCAGCAGTCCCAGCGTATCAAATCGCGTTGCGCCATCAAATATCCAGCCGCAGGCATGATAGCCTTGCCCCTGATTCAGCGCGCGGCGCCAGCCTTGATTGCCCGGGAGGCGGAGAGCGGCTAGACCGGAGGGGGCCGCGGCATGCTGATGCCCGGCGCCGACCACCAGCGGTCGCAGATTTGCCCGCGGGCGATCCAACAGCGCTAGCGGCAGCTGCCCATGGCTGCCGGTGAAGAGCTCGCGGCCGTCTGCACTGGCGCGCTACCATGCCGCCAATGACTGCCGGTCAGCGTCAGCGTAGGTTTCCTGTTTGTTGGCGATGACGATATTGCCCGCGGCCAACTGATCGCGGAAGTTTTCGTTGTCTCGATAGCGTGGTTGGCTAAGCTGACGCGCGTCAAGCAGGCACAGCATCGCCCGCAATTGCAGCCAGTTGTGATAGGTATCGGAGGCGAGTAGCGCAAGGATTTGAGCGGGATGACCCAGGCCGGTAGGCTCTATCAATAATCTATCGGGCCGGTTCCGCGTTAGCAAGGTGTTGAGGCCGATTTGCAGTGGCAGACCGTTAACGCAGTGCATGCAGCCGCCGGGGATCTCTTTTAGCAGCGCGCCGCTGTCGACGAGCAGGGCGCCATCGACCCCGATTTCGCCGAATTCGTTCACCAGGATAGCCCACTTCTCATCGGCGGGTTTCTGGCTGAGAAAATGACGTAAGGTGGTCGTTTTTCCACTACCGAGAAAACCGGTTACAGGGTGGTTTGGGTGGGCATGGCGATTCCGCTTTAGTCGTTAACCAATTTGGCTACCGTTGCCAGCGCGCCGTGCTGCATCAGCGATCGATAGGCCTCGGTGACCGCGGCGACGAACACCGGGCTTCCCGGCAAATCCTGACCGAAAACGTTGCAAAGCGCAAGCCATGCCCGCACGCGCGCCGGCCCCTCTTCATGCCGGGCGGCGATCTCCGAAAGTGTGCACTGCAGCGGATAGCGATAGGTTGTCCCCGCTCGTCAATGCCGCCGGCGTAACGTATCCGGCCCGTGACCGCCAGCAGCGGCGCTGCCCTGTCGTAAATGCCAACGCAGCGGATTGAGGATACGCTACGGCAGTTTTTGCGTACTTTCCATCGCGATTTGCCAGGTGCGATGCTTCAGAGCGGGGTTAGCGAAACGCGCCAGCAATTGTCGGGCGTAGTCCCCGGTGTCCACTCCTTAAATGGGTTGCAGGGTGGCTGCTTATTCGTCAAGCATTAGCTTCTCGACCGCGTCGCGCAGTGTGGAGTCGTTCATGCAGTCGCTGATATGAGCGTAACCGGCCAGATAGCCCAGCCAGGCGAGGAACGAATGGCTGCCATTGAGCATCCGCAGCTTCATTTCTTCAAACGGCGCCACATCACTGACCAACTGTGCTCCCGCCAGCTCCCATTGCGGGCGGCCGGCGACAAAATTATCTTCTATGACCTATTGAATAAAGGGCTCGCAGGCGATAGCGCAGGGATCCCGTATGCCGAGGATTGCCGCACCTCCGCCAGCATCTCCTCGCTGGCGGCGGGGACGATACGACGATCCACCATGGTGGCCGGGAAAGAGGCGTGTTCGGCGATCTAACGGCCGAGCGCCTGGGCGAGGCCCAGCACCGAGGCACGCACGTGCGGCGCCGCCAAATTGGCCACTATGCCCGTGTGGGTGAGATTGAGTTGGCCGCTGCCCGGTTCGATGCAGTCCCTTTTTCGGTGATGGTCAGCGATACGATGGCGACCTGCGGCTCGGCAAGCTTGGCCAGTAGCGCATCAATACCCTGTTCGGCGACGATCAGCGAGTCGCCTACGGCGCCTATCACCCGCGCGCGTTCCCCATCGGGACCCTTGGACACGACGGTATAAAGATGGTCCTGGCGTCGTAGCGCGGCCAGTAGATCGGCGCTGTGCAAGCTGACCTCGCATATTCCCCAGTCGCCGCCGTGACGATTGAGCACCCGGTCGGTCATGACGCCCTGGTGGGCGCGGTGGAACGCACCAAAACCAATATGCACAATACGGCTGACAAGGCGACGGAGATCGTAACCCGGCTGCTGCATGTGTTCCGGTAACGGCCATGAGGTGAGGGTTGGCATGGTTTGTTCTCTATAAAGGTGAGTCTGCGCCCGGTGACGGCGTGACCGAGGCGAAAGTGTTTTTTTTGTTAACATAGTAAACATGAAAAGTTAATGCTGCAAGCCAGGCGGCAGAAAACCGCTTTTTTTGCCAGGATAAGCATGTCGGCGGGGGAAAGCGGATAACCGGCCGTCCGCGCGCTGCACCGACATAAAAAACGCGGTGGTGTCAGGGGGGCCGGATGCGCCCCGGGCGGGCGCACGAGAGCGCGCTAAGTCGAGAGGGTCCGCTTCACCGATGCCGCTCGGCCAGCGGGCGCGGTTTAGTGAAGCGGACCGGTGGATTAGTCGGCGCGTCCCATATAGCGACGTTCCGCCACGTGAATGCAGATACGCTCGCCGCCGCTGAGGTATTCCGGTACCTGGATCACCAGACCGGTCTTCAGAGTTGCGGGTTTGGTACGCGCGCTGGCGGAAGCCCCTTTGATACCCGGTGTGGTGTCGACAATATCCAGATCTATGGTCTGCGGCGGTTCCGGCGCCAGCACCGCACTATCCATCGTCAGCACCTGCATGCCGGGAATACCGCCCTCAGGGATAAACAGCAGCTCGTCTTCAATCTGATCTTTTTTGAAGATGTAGGGCGTGTAGTCCTCATCATCCATAAAGATGTATTCATCGCCGTC from Sodalis glossinidius str. 'morsitans' includes these protein-coding regions:
- a CDS encoding sugar phosphate isomerase/epimerase family protein; the encoded protein is MQSYRPRGVIGHAAVEIFADDLQIFPGSARDIHRLTEALDLDVVLLQPLRDYVGATLLRRADVNENAQRMLEQMNQLGCRLLLACSRTDAATSPEPQAQMEDLGRLARLVQQHDCAVAFEALAWGTYVNRLSQAWDRVRAVNHPHLGIMLDSFHVLAQGEGALEIMAIPADKLYFIQMADAAARPYPAMPVDKWSRHHRCFPGRGTLAVTAFVVAAQQAGYQDVWSLEIFNDRYRQTAPAAVAAEGFASLWWLERHLPPRGQAGAAVCGG
- the mepS gene encoding bifunctional murein DD-endopeptidase/murein LD-carboxypeptidase; the encoded protein is MVKSQPILRYVLRLIPAVAVAAMLSACSTSHSPKQTADMHAVNDSNHFLLQASQDEFEEMVRNVDIKSKIMDQYADWKGVRYRLGGSTKRGIDCSGFVQMTFREQFGLDLPRSTLDQREIGSRIQRTKLRPGDLVLFSASSTGRHVGIYLGNDQFVHASTSSGVMISNLNKSYWKSRYREARRVLPNEAQS